In Geopsychrobacter electrodiphilus DSM 16401, a single window of DNA contains:
- the glyQ gene encoding glycine--tRNA ligase subunit alpha — protein MTFQNLILSLQNYWAQQGCLIQQPYDMEKGAGTFNPATFLRVLGPEPWKVAYVEPSRRPTDGRYGENPNRLQHYYQFQVILKPSPQNIQDLYLNSLKSFGIDPRDHDIRFVEDDWESPTLGAWGLGWEVWLDGMEITQFTYFQQAGGIDLKPVSGEITYGIERIAMYIQGVDNVYDLEWTDGIKYGDIHHQTEVEFSKYNFEEADTSMLFQLFDMYEKECVRLAEKELVFPAYDFVLKGSHAFNLLDARSAISVTERAGYIGRVRNLAKICAEGYVKQREKLGFPLLKG, from the coding sequence GTGACTTTTCAGAACCTGATACTTTCTCTGCAGAACTACTGGGCGCAGCAGGGATGCTTGATTCAACAGCCCTATGATATGGAAAAAGGCGCTGGCACATTCAACCCCGCAACCTTTCTGCGTGTGCTGGGACCGGAGCCGTGGAAAGTCGCTTACGTCGAACCCTCACGCCGGCCGACTGACGGTCGCTATGGAGAGAATCCGAATCGCCTTCAACACTATTATCAATTTCAGGTCATTCTCAAACCCTCACCGCAGAATATTCAGGATCTTTACCTGAATTCATTGAAGAGTTTCGGCATCGATCCCAGAGACCATGATATCCGTTTTGTGGAGGATGACTGGGAATCTCCGACTCTTGGAGCCTGGGGCCTGGGTTGGGAAGTTTGGCTTGATGGGATGGAAATTACTCAATTCACCTACTTTCAACAGGCGGGAGGCATTGACCTGAAACCTGTCTCCGGTGAAATTACCTACGGTATCGAACGAATCGCCATGTATATTCAAGGGGTTGACAATGTTTATGACCTTGAATGGACTGACGGCATTAAGTATGGAGATATTCATCATCAGACCGAGGTTGAGTTCTCTAAGTACAACTTTGAAGAAGCGGATACCTCCATGCTTTTTCAACTCTTTGATATGTATGAAAAAGAGTGTGTTCGTCTGGCTGAAAAAGAGTTGGTTTTCCCGGCTTACGATTTTGTCCTCAAAGGGTCACATGCCTTTAACCTGCTCGATGCGCGCAGTGCGATATCGGTGACTGAACGCGCCGGTTATATCGGACGTGTCCGGAACCTGGCTAAAATCTGTGCTGAGGGCTACGTTAAACAACGAGAGAAACTCGGGTTTCCATTGTTGAAGGGGTGA
- the recO gene encoding DNA repair protein RecO, producing the protein MVRRVPHNSPAIMLRQINYGEADLVVSFLSPTHGLLRGYARGGRKSVKRFGPALEPFTQIEIRWQAGLGDLLTLLDADLIDARRGLRQSLPQLALASYCVELIEMLLQEGDPQPDIFSLMAGCLDFLADGGGTQLARLLFEIRLVKHLGYIPHLLHCSECFVRFEEALIAFDPLRGGSLCRSCAAGASQLEVGVGTLGSLSRALQTPIDLFAGFQFGGRTLRDGAAMMNLVLQLILPRVPKSQRFLQQTLSPADP; encoded by the coding sequence ATGGTGCGGCGTGTGCCACACAATAGCCCTGCGATTATGTTGCGGCAGATCAATTATGGGGAAGCGGACTTGGTAGTTTCTTTTCTGTCCCCGACACACGGGCTGTTGCGAGGGTACGCACGTGGTGGGCGCAAAAGTGTGAAGCGCTTTGGCCCAGCTCTAGAACCGTTCACTCAAATCGAAATTCGCTGGCAGGCAGGTCTTGGTGACCTGTTGACGTTGCTGGACGCCGACTTGATTGACGCACGCCGCGGGTTACGTCAATCTTTGCCGCAACTGGCCCTGGCGAGTTATTGTGTTGAGTTAATCGAGATGCTGCTTCAGGAAGGAGATCCGCAGCCGGATATCTTTAGTTTGATGGCGGGCTGTCTCGATTTTCTTGCAGACGGTGGTGGCACTCAACTGGCCAGACTTCTATTTGAAATCCGACTCGTCAAGCATCTTGGCTATATTCCCCACCTCCTTCATTGCAGTGAATGTTTTGTTCGATTCGAGGAGGCTTTGATCGCGTTCGATCCTCTTCGAGGAGGAAGCCTCTGTCGCTCTTGTGCTGCAGGCGCTTCACAGCTTGAAGTTGGGGTCGGAACCCTCGGGAGTCTTTCGCGTGCATTGCAAACGCCCATTGATCTCTTTGCGGGGTTTCAATTTGGGGGCAGAACGTTGAGAGATGGGGCGGCAATGATGAACCTGGTGCTTCAATTGATCCTTCCGCGAGTTCCCAAATCACAACGTTTTCTGCAGCAAACATTGAGTCCTGCCGATCCTTGA